The Bos indicus x Bos taurus breed Angus x Brahman F1 hybrid chromosome 13, Bos_hybrid_MaternalHap_v2.0, whole genome shotgun sequence genome includes a region encoding these proteins:
- the GCNT7 gene encoding beta-1,3-galactosyl-O-glycosyl-glycoprotein beta-1,6-N-acetylglucosaminyltransferase 7, whose amino-acid sequence MSQLRATKPALFVCTAVCIFIFIYLRNLTPEEAEEEPTHPAVVECGFYPDELCSALFEGKEAAPQIAKFCRNPHGSEILAHLHRPGNCSRISQELHFITRPLSAEEASFSLAYIVTIHKELAMFVQLLRAVYVPQNVYCIHVDEKAPKKYKTAVQSLVNCFENIFISSKREKMAYTGFRRLQADINCMRDLVHSKFQWNYVINLCGQDFPIKTNKEIIHYIRSKWKDKNITPGVIQSPSIKSKTSQSHLEFSPEGDIYVSPNAGFKVEPPHNLTIYFGSAYYVLTRKFVEFVLTDIRAKDMLQWSQDIHGPERHYWVTLNRLKDAPGSTPNAGWEGNIRAVKWRNKEGTVHEGCKGHYAQDTCVYGPGDLPWIIQSPSLFANQFDSTEPLVVSCLERWHRLRVLGQAEGPVEAHWHFQRESHFNTELNR is encoded by the exons ATGAGCCAGCTGCGAGCCACAAAGCCTGCTCTTTTCGTGTGCACAGCCGTTtgcatcttcatttttatttatttaaggaatCTAACTCctgaggaagcagaggaggaacCCACCCACCCAGCAGTGGTGGAATGCGGCTTCTATCCAGATGAACTGTGCTCGGCTTTGTTTGAAGGGAAAGAGGCGGCTCCCCAGATTGCAAAGTTCTGTAGAAACCCTCATGGATCTGAAATACTTGCTCATTTACACAGACCAGGAAATTGCTCCAGGATTTCCCAGGAGTTGCATTTCATAACCAGACCCCTGTCTGCAGAGGAAGCCAGCTTCTCTTTGGCATATATTGTAACTATTCATAAGGAGCTGGCTATGTTTGTGCAGCTACTCAGGGCTGTTTATGTGCCTCAGAATGTTTACTGTATTCATGTGGATGAAAAGGCCCCAAAGAAGTATAAGACTGCAGTGCAATCCCTGGTTAACTgttttgagaacattttcatttcatcaaagagagagaaaatggcttACACTGGCTTTAGAAGACTACAGGCAGATATTAACTGTATGAGAGATCTAGTGCATTCCAAATTTCAATGGAACTATGTCATTAATCTCTGTGGACAGGACTTTCCAATCAAAACCAACAAAGAAATCATACACTACATCAGaagcaaatggaaagataaaaatatcactCCCGGAGTAATCCAGTCACCAAGCATTAAATCTAAGACAAGTCAGAGCCATCTTGAATTCAGCCCTGAAGGAGACATCTACGTGTCTCCAAATGCAGGATTCAAGGTTGAGCCACCCCATAACTTGACCATTTATTTTGGAAGTGCTTACTATGTACTAACGAGGAAGTTTGTGGAGTTTGTGCTGACTGACATCCGCGCAAAAGACATGCTCCAGTGGTCCCAAGACATCCATGGCCCAGAGCGACACTACTGGGTGACTCTGAACCGACTGAAAG ACGCTCCGGGCTCCACCCCAAATGCTGGCTGGGAAGGAAACATTCGAGCTGTTAAATGGAGAAATAAGGAGGGAACAGTTCACGAAGGCTGTAAag GCCATTACGCCCAGGACACCTGTGTGTACGGACCAGGAGACTTGCCATGGATCATTCAATCACCTTCTCTCTTTGCCAACCAATTTGACTCGACCGAGCCTCTTGTGGTCTCCTGCCTGGAGCGGTGGCACAGGCTCAGAGTTCTCGGGCAGGCAGAGGGCCCTGTGGAGGCACACTGGCATTTCCAACGGGAGAGCCATTTTAATACGGAATTGAACCGCTGA